The Falco cherrug isolate bFalChe1 chromosome 3, bFalChe1.pri, whole genome shotgun sequence genome segment ggggggcggggggcatgTGTGTAAATTGAGTGTAATTTTTACACGGGTGCAcgtacacatacatatatgtgcaTCTATCTCCATACGTACGAACGTAAGTACCTCTGCAGATATATAGAGAGGGGCATAGATCTATATGGATACACACACGTGTAGATATACATAGAATTATAGTTGTATGGATGTATAGGTCTGTATCTGCATAGGTGTATATACGCATCTATGTATCTGTGTACGtgtacatatgtgtgtatatatgtatttgtagtTTAcctatgtgtatatatacacacatagaTGTGTAGATATATCTATATATTACATATCTGTATCTCTGTATAGGTATATAGATCTGTGTGAATGTATACACAGACACATATTTGTAatctatatatttatacatagaCGTATAGATACAGATAAAGATGTATAAATATAGCTACGTATATATAGTGCACGTGTGTCTACagatacatacacatatatttgtaattatatatatatgagtatgtgttatgtttatatatgcatacaAACATCCATGTAGTTCTACAGCAGGTATACATATATAGATAAAGGTATGTAGGTTTAGATACAGATAAATCAACCTACttagagggggggggggtgtgcacGTGCACACGTACCCCCCATAATGCTACACACGCGCACGTGCACACACAAGCATGTTTCAGGTGGGGTTATAGGGATAGCTACCTATAGAGTGGGTAAACTCACACACATCTATATGTCTGCGTGTAGAGCTACAGTTTTGTACAcacatttgtaatttttatttgtgtggtgtgtgtgtatagacacacacgtgtgtgtatATGAGGatgcatatatatataggtaTTGGCAAAGACGTGTGCTTCTGCACAGAGATCTATAGCTATATCTAAACTAcaaatatgtatatgtgtatatataggcATGTTTATATATAGGTATAGGTATGACTATATAGTTATATAGCTAGGTATTGATATATCTGCACGTATATCtatataaacacacatttaTGTACATATCTATTTGTAATTTTCATAGATGCGTGCATATATATCCATAcaaatatgtagctagctagATCAATATATTCACACAGATATGTACACATCTATACATCTacagatatatacatatagctatatatgtctatatacacaaatacacatttataCTTGTGTGcttgtatacatatatatgtaattttcatagatgtgtgcatatatatatctACTTACATCTCTAAATAGGTATTGGTATCTGTATAAGGACTGGTATAGCTATAGGGATATAGGTAAAGATAGATCTACATCTATATACGCACCTGTAGATGTACGTGTGTATGTATATACGCACGTCTCTGCTTGTGCCCACACCGACGCACCTCGATGTAAAGCTAGCTGGAGGTACTTACTCGTAGACAGCGTTACACCTACACAGCTGCTTACGGGTCCACTCGCAGCTGTATGACACGTACAGAGAGGTGCCCATCCCTATGTGTGGGTCCGTGCACATACCTGCTCACGAACCTGCCTGCACCCCTCACCCCTGccatcccctccccccagcagaCCCCAGCCCCGTGCTTGTCCCAGACCACGGCTCCCTCAGCTGTGGCCATGGGCGAGTGCCCCGCTGCAGGGGTAccccccccatcctccccccaTCCCGCCCTGGGAGGTGGAGCCcgtgccccccctgccctggagcGGGTACTCCCATGGGACTGCAGCCCCCACAGGGCCGGTGCCAGGTTGGTGGTGCCGGCGCGGCCACGacgcaggcagggcagaggcgaggggccggggcacaggctggggaaCAGCTTCGTGTTGTTGACCTCGTGGGCGTACAGCACCCGCTCGCACCCCCGCGCCCACCACCTCCAGTAACACAGGGGGCGGGAGCGACGCATGCAACGGGTCCCGTGCCGCGCCGGTGGCACCCGCGGCAACTTGGGCTGCGGGCAGGGTGGCCGGGCAGCTCGGGGCTTGCCCCCATGCGCTCCCCGCCAGCGGCCATCCCTGTGCTCCAGAGCCACGCCGGGTGGAAGTGGTACGATGGTCCAGGGCAGCGCGGGTGGGAGCACTGGCTCGCGGCGCTCGTGGTGCAAACCACACTCTCCACTTTGCTCCAACAAAGCGTAAGCAAGCGAACGGGCGGCGAGGGCTGCGCGGCGGGCAGCGCACTTGGGTGCGCGTTTAGGATCTGTAGTCCTTCTTGCTGTAGGGTTTGTTGCCCAGGATGCTATCGATCTCGTGGATGATGGAAGACGACAGCTTCGGAAGGACCTGTGGGGGACGGGGGCCGCTGCTGGGAGTTGGGATCATGCTACTGGTGCATGTGGGAGGATGCAGCCGCTGGCGCCACGCAGCCATGCTGTGCTCACCGCCTCCACCCCGCCACCTTGATGCTATGAGCCCCAGCCTGCCGGCTGAGTAACCCAGTTACGGAAAACCTGGGTCAGGCTCATCCCCTGCCTTCTCAGCCCAGCGAAGCCTCATCTCTGCTGCTCGGTTTCAGATCAAGCAAAGCCCCTAATTTTTGTTTGGAGCCAGGTTTGGAACCTCCTTCTCCTACCTGGTGCATTGCAGCAGTGAGCACTGCAGCGCTGGGCATTGCAGGAGCACATGTTGCAGGAACATGcattgcagcactgctgcagcaatgCATGCACAGGCACGTGCTGCCCCGTTAAAGCCCCACGAGCGGGgtctgctcccttccctgcagtaAAGCCTCCCCTGGCACATGCTGCCGGCATGCCAGTGAGGCAGGGAGTACTGACCTGTATTGCTCCAATGTTCTCCATCAGCTGGTCGGCGTTGGAGGCACCCAGCAAGACGGAGCTGACGCCCTCGTTGCGCAGGCACCAGGCTGCggcaggagggagagcagagccTGAGCATGGCCTGGCCACCCCTGGCGTCCCCCCGGCCCTCCCCGCATCCCCAGCCCCTTACCGATGGCGAGCTGGGGCAGGGTGCAGCCCAGGCGCTCGGCGATGGCCTGCAGCTCCTTCAGCTTTGCCTGCTGCCGCCGGCCCTCCTCACTCAGGATCTTGTCCTTCAGCCACTGGTATccctggggggcaggaggggccgTCACGGTGGAACTGAGGTGTACCAGGACCTTGCACCATCAAGGCATCCCCAAACCCcctgggctgtggctgctggacCTCCTGCTCCCACAGGGACCTTTTGATACCCCTGGCCCTGTGCCCCCCACTCTGCCCATCCTGttgtgccccccgccccggctccAGCCAGGCTCACCTTCAGTGAGGCGCGCGAGTAGGGGGGGATCCCCCCGTCGTACTTCCCTGAGACAATGCCGCAAGCCAGTGGGGACCAGGTCATGGCTCCAACACCTGGGGAcggagcagagcagggggtgacactgccagcccacagctccccCGGGGACAGCGGCACAGGGGCTGCGCCATGCCCTgccaggctctggtgggcaccATACTttgggggggctgcagcgggaCCCCTGCTGCCATACCTATCTTGTGGAAGAGCTCAGGGAGCTGCACCTCTACCTTCTCCCGCTGGAACATGTGGTACTCGGCCTGCTCGCAGATCGGTGGGATGAGGTTGAACTGCCGGGCCACCGAGTATGCCTCCTGCCAAAGAGCCGGGACTCTCAGTGCCCCGCTGCCCATGCCGAACCCCCTGCTGACCCCCACCCTGATGCCCCCAGCTGAGCCCTGAGCAGCCACCCCAAAAAATAATGAAGGCTCAAGTGCATCTGCAAGCGCTTGGCTCCTGAGAGCTGCTGTCTAATTAAATTAGTGTCACCAGTGGCACTGGGGCTGCTCCACCACAGCCGCCCCTGGCCCCCTGGGCCCCCTACCATGATCTCCATGGAGCTCCAGCGCGAGGTCCCCCAGTACATGGCCATCCCCTGGTTGATGACGTGGGTCATGGCTCGCACCGTCTCTGccggagggaaggggagagtgGCAGGCGGGCGTTagcagggtgctgtgctggcagaagGGGGCTCACGCCGCACCGACAGCTGACGAGCATCCCGCTCCCCAACACCGAGGCGGGAGCTGGGTTGTGTCTGGAAGATGCTTTCAGAGGAGCAGGATGGGGACCGAGGGAGCAGCTGCTCAGGATTTGCCAGGGACCACGGCCGACCCTGACGTGCCGCTGGTGATGCCAGGACTCTCCCAGCATGGAGAGCTGCCCGGGGGTCCTGGCACCGGTCCCATGCCCCGCAGGgtaccagcaccagcaccacgcTTGGCACCGCTGCCAGGGGAGGGACCTGAAGCATCACCCACGCACCAAGACCCAGGAGAAGGAGAGAAGCCCGGATCCCGTGCAGGGGCGTGGGGGTCTCTGGGGGTAGCCGGCCCTGAGCCATGCAGGCTGGGGCCAAGCCAAGGCACGCTCCTGCAGCCAAAGGCGGGCAGCGGGGAGAGCGAGGGGCGCGAGGTTTGCCTGGCCGGCACCAGAGTACGCACCCCGGCATGCTCGCAGCCACCCCGGCGAGGAGGGACCCTGCCGCGGTCCCTGGCATGGCTGCAAAGGGTGCCCCGTGACAGGGaccctgggcaggctggggagcctcgttgcttttttcccttctaacTGCAAGatggggctggtggtggtgagctgctgctgtctgtgcatTTTATGGCAGGGTTTgcttggggcgggggggatggggatgggaatCACAAAGGAGTGGGGGTTCTGCCCCAGGAAATGCCGCTGGGACACAGGCAGCGGCCGGCGGGCAGAGTGCGGGCAGGGAGTACCTTCTACGATGAAAGTCCTGGACTTGGAGGAACTAAATGGGACCCCTGGTGATAAAAGAGAGATTTAGAGAGAGTGGAGTCGGCCGCTGCCGGGACGGGGGCAGCGACCTGCTGCCGCGCCACCAAcccgcccccgccgcagcccgaGGCGGGTCCTGGCGCCGGGCTGGGGTGGCAGAGCCTTAACCGTGGCATGGGCTGACCGAGGTGGCAGAGGAGCGGTTTCTGCTCGGGAAGGGAAGATGCCCTTGAAATAAAAGCCTGGTGCAAACCAACCGCGACAGCGATGAAAGGCAGCGGGGAGGAGCGTGGCACCGTGGATGGCACCCACCTTCCATCGGCGTGTTGGGGTCAGGCCGGTTGGCAAACACCACGTCCACATACTCCAGCTGCAGCCGCTCCAGCGATGCCTTCAGACCTGCCGCAGCCACGGGACCGTCAGGCACGCCGGgccctgtgctgccagctggtGAGGCAGCCGGTGcgggcacagcctggcaccgAGGCTGGCAGCGCCCAGCGAGCATCCCTACCTTCTATGATGTGTTTTCGGGACAAGCCCCTCTCCGTCTCAGccctggaaaaggaaaggtgaGTGAGAGCCTGGCACGCTCCGGCTGCTCTGCCGCAGGGTGGGCACGCTACCTACTTTCCTCCCCAGAAGATTTTGGTGGTGATGACCAGGCTGGACCGTCTgtggggagaaagagagagtCACTGGGGGCAGCACCCAcaaagccctgcctgctccctgtccGCACGCATTGATGCCATGGGCTGCCCTGCCACCTTTCCCCAGCCCATCGCCACGGCAGTGATGGCTTTGCCGCACAGGAATGAAGTCCAGCTTACCTCCACCCTTTCTTCTTGATGATGTTCCCCAGCACCACCTCAGCCCTACAAGGGAAGGGgacatcagctgctgctgccctggctgctgcgaTGCCTCCGGGCCACCGTGGCCCGGGAGCAGCCACTGCTCACCATGCTGCGCCACCGATGGCCATGGGCAGCATGGGACTGCCCAAGCCATCACCTGCGCCGAGCAAGCGCTCGCAGACCCAGCCTGGCAGCCGCTTTCAgccagcaaagccaggagaCCCCACGCCGCCGCAGCTGAGACGTGCTGGAGGCTGGGGCGCAGGGTGAGGCCCCCTGTGCCGTTGCCGAAGCGGGGTACCTACTTGCCGGCAGCGTAGACTTCTGCTGTGTCAAAGAGATTAATGCCGTTGTCGTAGGCTAAAGTCATCAGCTGCTCCGCCATCTGCGAGAGGAGAGCGGGGAGGGTTGGCAGAGGGTTGGCCAAGGGCTGGAGCGCAGAGCTGTGCGCTCAGGAGCGCTGGTGAGTGCCGGCACACCGCATGCACTGAGACCAGCGCCTGTGGCTCTGCTGGCCCAACCTGTTCCCTGTTTTGCTTGGGAACggctggggagggatggggcGAAGGGGTGCAGTCCTTACCTCATCTGTGATTTGCCCTCCAAAAGTCACCCACGTCCCTGCAGAGGAGAGAGGGTGCAGGCATGGTGAACGCGGTGAGCACAGTGAGCACGGCGAACATCGAACGCCACTGCCCCCAGTCCCtggccccccaccccagctcccctggcATGCAGTGCCCACAGTTGGCCCCACTGCATGCGGCACggtgctcccagcacagcctggtcGCTTTCTATTCAtgtcagaggagaaaaagagaaaataatttgacaaCTTCTGGGCCGCATCTCAAAACCGCCGCTGGGCCAGAGCACaaccctttccttcccttcacaAAGCATCACTGGAGCAGGCGAGCGCTGCTCTCGCCAGGGAGGGCCAGCAGCGACTGCGGGATAGGGGGATGCCAAGGGGCTGCGGCAAACCCTGGCACTTACCCAGGCCCAGGCAGGACACGCGCAGCCCAGACTTCCCGAGGTTCCTGGAAGACAGACACCTATTAGGAAAGCCACCAGAAAGCCCCAAAACGCCATCTCATGCACCCGCGTGCCACCAAGCGCACCGTCCGCATGGGCTGGGAGGCATGATGGCAGTCCctggtccccatccctgcccggGGTGGTCCTGCAGTGAGGGTCCCCCAACAACTGGTTAAAAAGCCAACCCAGGCCAGGCACGCCGCGGCTTGCCAGCACTGTCACAGTGACGCTGTTTTCCCGCACACAAAATAATTGCCGTGCCCGGCAGGGTAATCCAGAGCGGCAGTGGGCTGTGACCTCGTTAAAGCAGCTCCCCGTAACGAGGCTGGGGTATCCAGCATCCccggcagtgctgctggcacggGGGAAcgaggcaggagcaggggcagatGGCATGCTGGCAGTCAGGCCTGGAGCATCCCACACGTGGCATGAGCTGTGCCCATTCTCTGCGGCACGGCCCAGGGCTGGCATGGGGAGAGGGTGCTCGGGAGTGGAGCAGTGTCCCGGAGAAATGGAGCACCCCTGAAAATTTAGGCAGCATAAGGAGCTGGAGAACAGCTTTAGGGAAGGGGGCCGGGCTGGCAGACGCCTTCGCCACAGTGATGGAGAGCCAGTTTCTtgttaaaaatgacaaaagctCAAGAAATGAGCgttaaaataaacaaagtgTAGGTGAGCCGCGGCAGCTCGCCCGCGCGGGTGTCGCATAGCAACGGGAGGCATCGCCACCGCGGCATCGCCAACACGGGCACGGCGACACGGGCACGGCGAGCAGGCAGCGAGCAGCCACGGTCCGATAGCGGCGGCGGTGAATCGTGGCCTGAGCCGAGTCGGGGCATCTTCCTTCCGCGCCACCGCATTATTGCCCAACATCTGGAGTCGCAGGCGCTCCCCCCTCAACCCTGTGTTATTTTTAGAGCGTTTCGCAGCACAGAGAGGCCATGGCCGCGGCTCAAGCCCCTGTGATGGGGGGTCGTGGCGGTGGGGGGATGGCATCGGCCACATCCCAGCCATTCCAGGCCACGGAGGCATCACCAGGGTCCTCCTGGGTGGGTGGGCACTGGCAGCCCATCACCGCTCCTGGCTTTCCTCCCTGAAAGTGTGTTGACCAGCTGCCCAACGGCGATGCTGGCAGATACCGGCGAAGGCCAAGCATCGCCCCGCACTGCACCATGGCCGCCCTATCCCATCTGTTTGCACGGAGCATCCCCCCATGCCACTGTCCCCACCGCAGCTGCCGGCGGGGACCCCCCTGAGCTGGCCACCCACTGCCTGGGTGGGGGATGCCCCACATCCCCTGCTCTGAATGGGGACGTGACTGGCACTGAACCCGGAGGATGTCACCATACAtggccccagcactgctgccgcAAGGGTTTGGTGTTCAAGAGCTGGACGGAGCAGCCCCAGACCCCTCCCCAGAGCCTGGGAGAGGGGACTCGGCTGATTTGGACAATGATGGTGGGTGACAGCTGGTCTCACCCCAGTGCTccaccagcctgcagcgctTTGTGCCTAACGCTGGTCACATCTGGGCTGTGACGGGGGCATGCAGTGGCTGTCAGCTGGACCGTGGTGTGCGTGCTTGCTCATCCGgggggagcccccagccccatgcccgGCTGCACGCTCATCTCAGAGGGGGAAGCCCCCAgtgctctgctccagtgccagggatggggagcgCATTAACCCAGTGGGTGCTGGCTGCGGGGGGGCACAATATGCACATGCCACCCTTCATTTCCAGACCCACCGCGGGCAGCTGAGGTCTGAATCCAGGCTTACAGCTCTGTGCACGCTTCGCAGGGCAGCAAGTCTCCGGCAGCGCTGTAGCGATGCCATGGCAGCCCGTGGATTAACGCGTGCCATGACTCTCAGACCCCCCGGGCTCGGCAGCCTGCCTGACTTGGCAGGGACTGGGGGTGCTCCTAGTCCTAGCCTAAATTTTAGTCtcttcaccaccaccccccatcCCGCTGGTTTTACACGAGGCTGGATCAAAGCCACCCCAAGAGGGGACAGGAGCAAACAGTGAGGAAGGCGACGGAGGCACCTGGTCGGCACTTTTAGCACTGAGAAACCTAAGGGAGCAGGATGCAAACTGGGGGTTAGGGGAGCACAGCACACCTAGTCCCCCAGaacctccccgctcccccctgcccccccaatGTCGGTGAGGAACAGAGAAAGCAACTGGACAGGCAGCAAACCTGCCTGCCCGAGCAGCGCGCCCATCTCCTACCGGTATTTCATCCCCGGCTGCTTGACGCTGGACTCGCTGGAGGAGGGGGCGTTCTGCACCGagagctgccccaggctgcGGGCCACCATGGCCACTGCTCGGAACTTGCCACGGGTGCCGAGACTGGGGCTGCCAGCATTCTGCCGGTTTAGCCGATCCTCCGCGCTCCGGCTCTTGATGCTGTGCTCGGAGCACACAAAGGAGACCTGCATGCTGCTCCGGCGGGCAGCCGCGCCAGCTGCCTAAATTTAGCCGGCGCCCCGAGCGAGGAGCGAGGCGGGGAGCTCCTCCCGTCTCTCCGCCAACGTGacggcggggggctgcgggcaccgAGCCGGCTCCCGgcagccctcctgccctcaaTATTTGATGAGCTCAGGAAACGAGCGAGCGGCACCCGGGCAGGTGGGAGGGCAGGACGGGGAGCATCGCTGCGGGTGCCCCCCAAGAGGCCGCGGCACGGTAGGACCCTGGTGCCCCACCGGGCAGCCCCTGTGGGCAATGCTTCCAGCCCAGCCCTCGTGTGGGGtgcagtggggggctggggtccTGGGGGTGAAGGGGCCGCTCGTCTGCCTTTGGCTGCGCCACAGCGGCACAGCATCCCTCCTCCCAGGCGGAtgcaaaccccaaacaaaacctgcCGGCAGGAACGTTTGCCTATCACCAACTAACACGATTCCGGGGCGAGAGCGCAGGCGGTGGCCATGCCACCGGGGCAGGGGCCAGTGGTTTGCTAAAGTTGGGCTGGTTGCCCCCTCAGGGCCATGGCCCCAGCAGCACACCCCCCAAATTTCACCCAGCGCAAGCTAAGCGGATTTAGGCAAAACCCAGCCCAGCATCTCCTGATGAAGGGGGGATGCAAGCTGGCTGTGCTACAGCAACGTTTTGTGGCTGGGGCCAtgtcccagctgctggcccCTGGCATGCCCCCTGGGGCTTGTGGGGGAAATTATGGACATTTGGCCCCGACCTAATGAGAAATATTGTAAtctcctctgcttccctgtGCCACAAAGCTCCTTAGCTGGGTAATCCCACCAGCGCCGGCGCAGGAGGGACCTGGCAGCAATCAGCAGCTCCCTGGAGGAGGAGAAACCCCAGAGATTTTGGGGGCAGCGGACACATGCTCAAAGGATCACCTTCAGGGGTGCCTGTGCCAGCCTCTCCCCATCAATAAATAACCACCCCATGAATATTAGATGGGCTCTTGCTGCTGTGTAAATGTTACCACTGTCATTGTGAGTGGAGGGGAACCTGACCTGCAGCGTGGCACGGCAGGAGCCGGCAGAGCTGCCGCTCCCGGCGGCTTCACCGCAGCAGAAGGGGGGCAAGGGACACCCCTGCATTTTCTCAGGGGGGAACAGCTGCCGTCCCCAGCCCAAGCCTGAACCAGGTTACTGGGGGTGTCCAGCCCCACACCCCACCTGCCACACTGGGGGAGAGCAGCAAGGGATGGGATGGGCACAACAGCCATGTGCCCTCAGAGCAGTTGCATCCAACTCTCCAGCTGCCCGGCACATCCTCCTTGCACCAGCCCGTAACGAGAAGGACAAAAGTCGACTGAAACCCTGATACACCTTGCACCACGCCCAGGGCCCACATACAAAATTAATGGAGCACCAGCGCTGCCACGAATGCTCATCAAAGGGATAAAGCGTTTCCGCAGCCATTTGCTCTACCCGCCCGAGCTCTAGAAGCACAGAGTGTG includes the following:
- the KCNAB2 gene encoding voltage-gated potassium channel subunit beta-2 isoform X5, which gives rise to MQVSFVCSEHSIKSRSAEDRLNRQNAGSPSLGTRGKFRAVAMVARSLGQLSVQNAPSSSESSVKQPGMKYRNLGKSGLRVSCLGLGTWVTFGGQITDEMAEQLMTLAYDNGINLFDTAEVYAAGKAEVVLGNIIKKKGWRRSSLVITTKIFWGGKAETERGLSRKHIIEGLKASLERLQLEYVDVVFANRPDPNTPMEETVRAMTHVINQGMAMYWGTSRWSSMEIMEAYSVARQFNLIPPICEQAEYHMFQREKVEVQLPELFHKIGVGAMTWSPLACGIVSGKYDGGIPPYSRASLKGYQWLKDKILSEEGRRQQAKLKELQAIAERLGCTLPQLAIAWCLRNEGVSSVLLGASNADQLMENIGAIQVLPKLSSSIIHEIDSILGNKPYSKKDYRS
- the KCNAB2 gene encoding voltage-gated potassium channel subunit beta-2 isoform X2, with protein sequence MYPESTTDSPARLSLRQTGSPGMIYRNLGKSGLRVSCLGLGTWVTFGGQITDEMAEQLMTLAYDNGINLFDTAEVYAAGKAEVVLGNIIKKKGWRRSSLVITTKIFWGGKAETERGLSRKHIIEGLKASLERLQLEYVDVVFANRPDPNTPMEETVRAMTHVINQGMAMYWGTSRWSSMEIMEAYSVARQFNLIPPICEQAEYHMFQREKVEVQLPELFHKIGVGAMTWSPLACGIVSGKYDGGIPPYSRASLKGYQWLKDKILSEEGRRQQAKLKELQAIAERLGCTLPQLAIAWCLRNEGVSSVLLGASNADQLMENIGAIQVLPKLSSSIIHEIDSILGNKPYSKKDYRS
- the KCNAB2 gene encoding voltage-gated potassium channel subunit beta-2 isoform X4, translating into MYPESTTDSPARLSLRQTGSPGMIYRNLGKSGLRVSCLGLGTWVTFGGQITDEMAEQLMTLAYDNGINLFDTAEVYAAGKAEVVLGNIIKKKGWRRSSLVITTKIFWGGKAETERGLSRKHIIEGLKASLERLQLEYVDVVFANRPDPNTPMEGVPFSSSKSRTFIVEGTPCPHSARRPLPVSQRHFLGQNPHSFVIPIPIPPAPSKPCHKMHRQQQLTTTSPILQLEGKKATRLPSLPRVPVTGHPLQPCQGPRQGPSSPGWLRACRGAYSGAGQANLAPLALPAARLWLQERALAWPQPAWLRAGYPQRPPRPCTGSGLLSFSWVLVRG
- the KCNAB2 gene encoding voltage-gated potassium channel subunit beta-2 isoform X3, encoding MYPESTTDSPARLSLRQTGSPGMIYSARYGSPKRQLQFYRNLGKSGLRVSCLGLGTWVTFGGQITDEMAEQLMTLAYDNGINLFDTAEVYAAGKAEVVLGNIIKKKGWRRSSLVITTKIFWGGKAETERGLSRKHIIEGLKASLERLQLEYVDVVFANRPDPNTPMEGVPFSSSKSRTFIVEGTPCPHSARRPLPVSQRHFLGQNPHSFVIPIPIPPAPSKPCHKMHRQQQLTTTSPILQLEGKKATRLPSLPRVPVTGHPLQPCQGPRQGPSSPGWLRACRGAYSGAGQANLAPLALPAARLWLQERALAWPQPAWLRAGYPQRPPRPCTGSGLLSFSWVLVRG
- the KCNAB2 gene encoding voltage-gated potassium channel subunit beta-2 isoform X1, encoding MYPESTTDSPARLSLRQTGSPGMIYSARYGSPKRQLQFYRNLGKSGLRVSCLGLGTWVTFGGQITDEMAEQLMTLAYDNGINLFDTAEVYAAGKAEVVLGNIIKKKGWRRSSLVITTKIFWGGKAETERGLSRKHIIEGLKASLERLQLEYVDVVFANRPDPNTPMEETVRAMTHVINQGMAMYWGTSRWSSMEIMEAYSVARQFNLIPPICEQAEYHMFQREKVEVQLPELFHKIGVGAMTWSPLACGIVSGKYDGGIPPYSRASLKGYQWLKDKILSEEGRRQQAKLKELQAIAERLGCTLPQLAIAWCLRNEGVSSVLLGASNADQLMENIGAIQVLPKLSSSIIHEIDSILGNKPYSKKDYRS
- the KCNAB2 gene encoding voltage-gated potassium channel subunit beta-2 isoform X7; amino-acid sequence: MLSMTYSESLRSVASRHPPEWGLPPAPRPADGLELRRLRDVRVAARAKTLEEFLRMHGLSLADSTARTTGMKYRNLGKSGLRVSCLGLGTWVTFGGQITDEMAEQLMTLAYDNGINLFDTAEVYAAGKAEVVLGNIIKKKGWRRSSLVITTKIFWGGKAETERGLSRKHIIEGLKASLERLQLEYVDVVFANRPDPNTPMEGVPFSSSKSRTFIVEETVRAMTHVINQGMAMYWGTSRWSSMEIMEAYSVARQFNLIPPICEQAEYHMFQREKVEVQLPELFHKIGVGAMTWSPLACGIVSGKYDGGIPPYSRASLKGYQWLKDKILSEEGRRQQAKLKELQAIAERLGCTLPQLAIAWCLRNEGVSSVLLGASNADQLMENIGAIQVLPKLSSSIIHEIDSILGNKPYSKKDYRS
- the KCNAB2 gene encoding voltage-gated potassium channel subunit beta-2 isoform X6, with translation MQVSFVCSEHSIKSRSAEDRLNRQNAGSPSLGTRGKFRAVAMVARSLGQLSVQNAPSSSESSVKQPGMKYRNLGKSGLRVSCLGLGTWVTFGGQITDEMAEQLMTLAYDNGINLFDTAEVYAAGKAEVVLGNIIKKKGWRRSSLVITTKIFWGGKAETERGLSRKHIIEGLKASLERLQLEYVDVVFANRPDPNTPMEGVPFSSSKSRTFIVEETVRAMTHVINQGMAMYWGTSRWSSMEIMEAYSVARQFNLIPPICEQAEYHMFQREKVEVQLPELFHKIGVGAMTWSPLACGIVSGKYDGGIPPYSRASLKGYQWLKDKILSEEGRRQQAKLKELQAIAERLGCTLPQLAIAWCLRNEGVSSVLLGASNADQLMENIGAIQVLPKLSSSIIHEIDSILGNKPYSKKDYRS